Proteins from a genomic interval of Papaver somniferum cultivar HN1 chromosome 4, ASM357369v1, whole genome shotgun sequence:
- the LOC113273322 gene encoding anther-specific proline-rich protein APG-like codes for MNKLAVFLSLLLVVHEVHVFSMALAPAAFKPAPAPKPSPAPSPAPKPTPRPAPAPSPKPSPKPSPAPKPSPKPSPAPKPAPKPKPGPCPAPTPSPAPAPATCKTPRAFYPCLGLLIRPTRWGVRLCCYAIRTLPECICPFMMSPAVKMHMTPVTGKILGHVCRYDLPDCSNKQ; via the coding sequence ATGAACAAGTTAGCAGTGTTTCTCTCCCTGCTTTTGGTGGTCCACGAAGTCCATGTTTTCTCCATGGCTCTAGCACCTGCTGCATTCAAGCCTGCCCCTGCACCCAAGCCTTCCCCTGCTCCGTCACCTGCACCAAAGCCTACACCCAGGCCTGCCCCTGCTCCGTCTCCCAAGCCATCACCGAAGCCTTCCCCTGCACCAAAACCATCACCGAAGCCTTCCCCTGCACCAAAGCCCGCGCCTAAGCCTAAGCCTGGTCCCTGTCCCGCACCAACGCCTTCCCCTGCTCCTGCGCCTGCCACTTGTAAAACACCTAGAGCCTTTTATCCCTGTCTCGGACTGTTGATTCGTCCAACTCGTTGGGGAGTTCGTCTCTGTTGCTATGCGATAAGAACACTGCCAGAATGCATTTGCCCCTTTATGATGAGCCCTGCAGTTAAAATGCACATGACTCCTGTTACTGGAAAGATTTTAGGACATGTTTGTCGCTATGACCTTCCAGACTGCTCCAACAAACAATAG